The genomic window CTTTACCCATACTCATTACAACTTGGCAAACATCCCTTTGCAGGCGCCCTTGCCCAACTGCACCAAGGTACTCTTGACTCTCATATACGCCTGGATGCCTTCGTGCCCATTCTCCAATCCGATACCACTCATCTTCCATCCTCCCACAGGCATTTCCGCCGGTGACTCACCCCACGTATTAATCCAGGTGATGCCCGCATCCAGCTGTCTCAGCACGTCCTGCGCAAGACCAACATCACTCGACACCACACCAGCAGCAAGACCCATGGGCGTGTCGTTTGCTCGTCGAACCACCTCTGCCACCCAGTCCTCCCGAGACTTACCCGCCACCTTGTACGGCAGGACGCACATTACAGGACCAAAGATTTCCTCACGAGCCACCCGCATGTTGTCGGTGCAGttggtgaagatgacggGGGGGACCCAGAAACCGCCCGGGGTGGGCTTGTCCTTTTGGGAATCGACAGAACCGTCGTAGAGGACCTTGGCGCGGTCAACGTCCTTGCCATGCTTGATGTACATGTTGATCTTGTCGCGTTGGGCGGCGCTGACGACGGGGCCGAAGTTGGTCTTTTCATCGCGGGGCAGGCCCATGCGTATGCCTTCGCGGCAGCGCTGGACAAGGGCCTtttcgacggcggcgagcaaGGTGTCTGGAACAAAGACGCGGGTGCCGTTGGTGCAGACTTGACCGgtggagaagaagttggcggccatggcgacgtcAGCCGCTTCGTCGACATCGGCGTCGGGGAGAATCACAACGGGACTCTTGCCGCCGAGTTCCATGGTGACGCTCTTCATGCTCTTGACAGCCTCGCTGGCTACCTTGCTGCCGGTGCTGACCTGGCCGGTGAAGCTCACCTTGGCAATGTCGGGGTGGGCAACCAGCGGCGCGCCAACGGCGGGACCATCGCCGtagacaacattgaacacgCCAGCGGGCAAACCAGCCTCGACGTAAATCTGTGCCAGGGTGTTTCCATGCAGAGGCGTAACTTCGCTGGGCTTGTATACCATGCAGTTGCCGGCGGCCAAGCAAGCTGCCGACTTCCACAGCGCAATTTGAATTGGATAATTCCACGCGCCAATACCCGCACAAACACCCAGTGGCTCGTGAGTCGTCAGAATATATGCATCCTGGCGGAGGCGGGTATGCTGGCCGGGAAGGCCACCAGCAATGAACTGGGCGTAGTACTCGAGGACGTCGGCACCAGTGACTACGTCGACAGTGGACGTCTCACACCAGGCCTTGCCCGTGTCGAGAGTCTCGGTGAGGGCGAGTGCGTCGTTGCGCTCGCGCAGGAGAGCAGCAGCGCGGAGGAGAATGGCAGCTCGCTTGGGTGCCGGGGTCTGCGACCAGACGGGGAAAGCTGCTCGCGCAGCAGCGACGGCGTCATTGAGCTGCGCGGGAGTGGTGGTGTAGATGGTTGCAAGAGGCTCGCCGGTGGTCGGGTCGATGGATTTGAATgtcgaagaggaagaggaggttTGAGGCTGTGGTCTGCCGGAGTGGAAGGTGTGAATCTCGGTTGCGAATGTCATGATGGCGGTTCAAAGGAAGCTGTGGACCTCGGAAGCTCTTGAAGCTTTTGAAGCTTTTGAAGCCCTTAAGCTCTGGAGGCTCTAGCGGCTCTTTAAGCTGTGTCTTTCGTATGCGAGCTGCAGTGTGTGGTGTTAGCTGCAAAAGTGAACCCAGCTCCTGTCAAGATGCACAGTGTTGGTGATCTCTACCAAGAAACACCTGCACGGAGTAGATGGATTGGCAGGACGTCAGTGAGAATGGCAATGGTGATGCTATGGTGAGGATTCTAGGAAACGACGATCCGCGCGAAGTGGGCAAGAGCGGGTGGATCCATGGTGTCGCAGGTCGAGCTCTCGCCGAgacgcccacgccgccccaAGACGCCGAAATGTCCGAAGCGGTCCGTCGGTTGGCTCCTACGGTGTCGCACCGCGCCTCAGACTGCGGTGCCGCCGACAGGTCCGCTGGTGGCACTGCCAGCTTTCCGCGCATGTTATTGATGGctgtgtgtatgtatgtatgtatgtatgtatgtactgaTGCAGCCATCAGTCCCCCACGTGCTACATGCAATTCTCGGGGCAGAACCCTTGTCTTGTCCGTCTTGCACCAACATGAACAAACTCACCTGCAAGTGAGCCAGCAATATCCTTGGAAGCTGGAAAGCGGTGGCTCGATGGCTGGGAAGGCGAATTCAGCCGCCAATTCAATGGTGGGCTCTGCGGTGGCCACCACGCAACCGGCTCCCCGAGAGACACCATCAATGCATCCAAcactctactccgtactccaaAGTCCGTCATGTCACGGCTTGGCGGCAGTTCACAaagtactactccgtgcatAGTGCTAGTATTGATTGACTCGCGTTGACCTTATCACGCCCACCGCGGCAATCCAAGGTTGGAAGTTCGGCTGCATATGGGGCCATCGGGGGGCATCCCGGTGGATCCTGTTACGAATTGTGAATTGTGAGTtgtgccgacgacgacaacatcCACTCTGAGGGCGGTGAAGCCACCTGTCTCGAGTAAATTATTCTTGCCTTTTCCATTTTTTTGCGTTTCTGCTCAGTCGGATTTGGTGGGGAAGAGAGGGGCACAACGACGTCATTGCTTCTTGGTGCAATGTAGATTTGGTTGCCGTTTGCGGTCTGTCGAAGCGAAAGTTTTGCATGGCATAATGTTGGAAATGTGCTGCGATTCAAGCCGGTTAGGAAAGAAGGCAAAAGGTAGGGATCCTACCGTGTACGTGTAGGCTGAGTCCAGGGAATATTGTCGTCAATTTGTCTGGCGGTAGTTGCACCCTAGCAACTCGACCAACTGCTTGGATTAAGCCATCGATTTTTTTGGAACCATATTCAGGTCTAGCGCGGCAGAGTCTTCTGTCTTCAAAACATCAG from Metarhizium brunneum chromosome 2, complete sequence includes these protein-coding regions:
- the betB gene encoding NAD/NADP-dependent betaine aldehyde dehydrogenase, whose product is MTFATEIHTFHSGRPQPQTSSSSSTFKSIDPTTGEPLATIYTTTPAQLNDAVAAARAAFPVWSQTPAPKRAAILLRAAALLRERNDALALTETLDTGKAWCETSTVDVVTGADVLEYYAQFIAGGLPGQHTRLRQDAYILTTHEPLGVCAGIGAWNYPIQIALWKSAACLAAGNCMVYKPSEVTPLHGNTLAQIYVEAGLPAGVFNVVYGDGPAVGAPLVAHPDIAKVSFTGQVSTGSKVASEAVKSMKSVTMELGGKSPVVILPDADVDEAADVAMAANFFSTGQVCTNGTRVFVPDTLLAAVEKALVQRCREGIRMGLPRDEKTNFGPVVSAAQRDKINMYIKHGKDVDRAKVLYDGSVDSQKDKPTPGGFWVPPVIFTNCTDNMRVAREEIFGPVMCVLPYKVAGKSREDWVAEVVRRANDTPMGLAAGVVSSDVGLAQDVLRQLDAGITWINTWGESPAEMPVGGWKMSGIGLENGHEGIQAYMRVKSTLVQLGKGACKGMFAKL